The Fusarium falciforme chromosome 7, complete sequence genome window below encodes:
- a CDS encoding Carboxypeptidase codes for MALRAITTLALALAAMVSPASSTPIEQKRLGSEPTEWQSVGLKHYPGYSVRIREQSSSLCDTESKQYTGWLEAKGKHLFFWYVESLSDPQNDPLNLWMTGGPGCSGLIGMMMELGPCLINEDGSGTRRNPFSWTANASMIFIDQPAGTGFSYVDEGVEMPSDSFTAAEDVHIFLQIFYSAFPHLSSLPFHISGESYGGHYVPTVAAEIVRYNKLDPGLRAGLKIPLKSVMIGDGFVSPLDTTYGYYDTLCTTKPGVDTPIFNETRCTQIREALPRCVSLHESCYQNPDPILCHAADSFCSGQIRALFDNETGEGGRDPFDITRTCEVDQLCYTGVLRIQDYVNEPSIRDVLGVPKQVGNFTVLNEEIQDLFGQGNDLYVNTAREILFLLENEVDVLIYNGNLDLACNTAGNLRWTERVAWAGQADFVSQDMRVWHAPKDGKTIEAGTMKEVAVKANSQISTTSLLLNTVVYLLLKHNMGSLPTPSPETVATDKPTIVYLGNLLPAAAKVAASLASRFNIIPYTPSSQEDFYKDLESPTSPLAHASAILRLGGESTTDLPNGWTIGVGRWTPTLPKSLTLLINLGHGLESEDIAGNAARGITVRSTAGGTDATATVALYLVISAFRLLGAAEKAARTGDPKAFVGAMTRASKNSVEPSGKSVGIIGYGRIGKRIGQLLHALGMQVNYFSRSQHDHKVETNKIGVAWSNLDEMVSAVDCVVLSCPYSRETHHILDKDRIKLMKTGVRVVNVARGKCIDEEALIWGIENGVIGGAGLDVYEFEPRISQKLLDQDCVALLPHVAGLSVDSAENHMKHALEQAAEFLTERAKRR; via the exons ATGGCTCTTCGTGCAATCACGACCTTGGCGCTTGCTCTGGCCGCTATGGTctcaccagcctcttcaACGCCAATTGAGCAGAAACGCTTGGGGAGTGAGCCGACCGAATGGCAGTCTGTTGGCTTGAAGCATTACCCCGGGTATTCAGTACGTATTCGGGAGCAGTCTTCCAGCCTCTGTGACACTGAGTCGAAGCAATACACCGGATGGCTGGAGGCCAAAGGGAAACACCTTTTCTTTT GGTATGTTGAGAGTCTTTCCGACCCTCAGAATGACCCCCTCAATCTATGGATGACGGGCGGTCCGGGATGCAGTGGGCTTATTG gcatgatgatggagcTTGGCCCTTGCCTGATCAACGAAGACGGATCCGGGACAAGGCGAAACCCTTTCTCTTGGACCGCCAATGCATCCATGATCTTCATCGACCAGCCAGCTGGAACCGGCTTCTCTTATGTCGACGAGGGTGTTGAAATGCCCTCAGACTCCTTCACTGCCGCTGAGGATGTTCACATCTTCCTTCAAATCTTCTACAGTGCTTTCCCGCACCTGAGCTCGCTGCCTTTCCACATCTCGGGTGAGAGCTATGGCGGGCATTACGTCCCAACTGTTGCCGCAGAGATTGTGCGTTACAACAAACTCGACCCTGGCTTGAGGGCTGGACTCAAAATCCCCTTGAAGAGCGTTATGATCGGGGATGGATTCGTTTCACCGTTGGATACTACCTACGGATACTACGACACCCTCTGCACGACTAAGCCAGGCGTTGATACGCCTATTTTCAACGAAACGCGATGCACACAGATTCGTGAAGCCCTTCCTCGATGTGTATCTCTTCACGAATCCTGTTACCAAAATCCTGATCCAATTCTCTGCCACGCCGCAGACTCTTTCTGCAGCGGCCAGATCCGAGCCTTGTTTGACAACGAGACCGGAGAGGGAGGCCGTGATCCATTCGATATCACGCGGACTTGCGAAGTAGACCAACTCTGTTACACTGGGGTCCTCAGAATTCAAGACTATGTGAACGAGCCCTCAATTCGCGACGTTCTCGGCGTCCCCAAGCAAGTTGGCAACTTTACTGTCCTGAACGAGGAGATTCAGGACCTCTTTGGCCAGGGAAATGACCTCTACGTCAATACAGCTCGAGAAATCCTCTTCCTGCTCGAAAACGAGGTCGACGTGCTCATCTACAACGGCAACTTGGATTTGGCATGCAACACGGCCGGGAATCTGCGCTGGACTGAGCGAGTGGCTTGGGCTGGCCAAGCCGACTTTGTGTCGCAGGATATGCGGGTTTGGCACGCACCAAAGGATGGGAAGACGATTGAGGCGGGGACAATGAAGGAGGTTGCCGTCAAGGCTAACTCGCAGA TTAGCACTACATCCCTTCTGCTAAACACTGTCGTTTACCTTCTCCTTAAGCACAATATGGGCTCTCTCCCAACGCCCTCGCCCGAAACGGTAGCCACTGACAAGCCCACGATTGTCTATCTTGGAAACCTTCTACCTGCTGCAGCCAAAGTCGCAGCCTCCTTGGCATCTCGCTTCAACATTATTCCCTACACGCCTTCCTCTCAGGAGGATTTCTACAAAGATCTCGAATCTCCAACATCCCCCCTCGCCCATGCATCCGCTATTCTTCGTCTTGGAGGTGAAAGCACAACTGATCTTCCCAACGGTTGGACAATCGGAGTGGGACGTTGGACACCAACCTTGCCCAAAAGTTTGACTCTTCTCATCAACTTAGGTCATGGGTTGGAGTCAGAAGACATCGCCGGCAACGCTGCTCGTGGCATCACTGTCCGCAGCACGGCGGGAGGTACCGATGCTACCGCAACAGTAGCATTGTACCTCGTTATTTCAGCATTTCGCTTGCTTGGTGCGGCAGAGAAGGCGGCTCGAACGGGTGACCCAAAAGCCTTCGTTGGAGCCATGACTAGGGCTTCCAAGAATAGCGTCGAGCCCTCTGGGAAGAGTGTGGGGATCATCGGGTACGGCCGCATAGGTAAACGCATTGGACAGCTCCTCCACGCTCTTGGAATGCAGGTCAACTATTTCAGTCGAAGTCAACATGACCACAAGGTTGAGACGAACAAAATTGGTGTTGCGTGGAGCAACCTCGATGAGATGGTGTCTGCAGTCGATTGCGTTGTGCTTTCGTGTCCATATTCGCGCGAGACACACCATATCCTCGATAAGGACAGGATCAAGCTCATGAAGACAGGTGTCAGAGTCGTCAATGTTGCTAGGGGAAAATGCATCGATGAAGAAGCGTTGATATGGGGCATCGAGAACGGAGTTATTGGTGGTGCCGGTCTGGATGTCTATGAATTTGA GCCTCGCATCAGCCAAAAGCTGCTGGACCAAGACTGTGTTGCGCTACTTCCTCATGTTGCCGGGTTGTCAGTTGACTCAGCAGAG AACCATATGAAGCACGCACTTGAACAAGCGGCGGAGTTCTTAACAGAGAGGGCAAAGCGTCGTTAA